The following coding sequences lie in one Deltaproteobacteria bacterium genomic window:
- a CDS encoding epoxyqueuosine reductase, with protein MNEQFCRFIQELFATNELNRLPEGYGSERIFATPLFGVSRGDDHIFMKFKEVVAPEHLTPAEVWIRAGHPEMNDLAPRLRIVSIIFPYVNHIREESKDATMMPAEIYCVGRNYANAFMNDVLNRSIKFFKDQGFHATAGMLSPAFQILVKDNPPRVYSVWSERHIAFAAGLGTFSLHEGLITEAGCNIRVSSVITDAPLEVTPRRSDEPYANCLYYAKGTCRECEARCPGGAITEEGHDKVKCNLYGRIVSKEMTNRLGNILKPHPRRINNQDVISYPVGCAFCQFGVPCMDRNPMAKEQKKDQT; from the coding sequence GTGAATGAACAATTTTGCCGGTTCATACAGGAGTTATTCGCAACAAATGAACTCAATCGTCTCCCGGAAGGTTACGGTAGTGAACGAATCTTTGCCACTCCACTCTTCGGAGTCTCCCGGGGTGATGATCATATTTTTATGAAATTCAAGGAGGTTGTAGCGCCAGAACATTTGACTCCAGCCGAGGTGTGGATCAGGGCCGGACATCCTGAAATGAACGATCTTGCACCGCGATTGCGTATCGTTTCGATTATTTTCCCTTATGTCAACCACATTCGGGAGGAAAGCAAAGATGCCACCATGATGCCTGCTGAGATTTATTGTGTAGGCCGGAACTATGCGAACGCCTTTATGAATGACGTCTTGAACCGGAGTATAAAATTCTTTAAAGATCAAGGTTTTCACGCCACCGCTGGAATGCTCAGCCCGGCTTTTCAGATCCTGGTCAAGGATAATCCCCCCCGAGTTTACTCGGTCTGGTCCGAGCGGCACATAGCATTTGCCGCCGGTCTGGGCACCTTCAGTCTTCATGAAGGCCTGATCACCGAAGCGGGATGCAACATCAGGGTGAGTTCGGTTATTACCGACGCGCCGCTTGAAGTTACTCCCAGGAGGAGCGATGAGCCTTACGCCAACTGTTTGTATTATGCCAAAGGCACCTGTAGAGAGTGTGAGGCAAGATGCCCTGGCGGCGCTATTACCGAAGAGGGCCACGATAAGGTTAAGTGCAATTTATATGGCCGGATCGTGTCAAAAGAAATGACCAACCGCCTTGGAAACATCCTCAAACCTCACCCTCGCAGGATTAATAATCAGGATGTTATTTCATATCCGGTGGGCTGCGCCTTCTGCCAGTTTGGCGTTCCCTGTATGGACCGGAACCCTATGGCCAAGGAACAAAAAAAAGATCAGACTTAA